Proteins found in one Panicum hallii strain FIL2 chromosome 4, PHallii_v3.1, whole genome shotgun sequence genomic segment:
- the LOC112888837 gene encoding translation initiation factor eIF-2B subunit gamma, whose translation MDFQVVVLAGGTSETLSPLVSKDVPKALLPVANRPLLSYALDLLEASDLKDLIVVVEGQEAARLVGAWVSSAYLDRLCVEVLAVSEDLGSAGALRAISKRLTANDILVISGDLVTDVLPGAVAATHRRNGAAVTALLCSVPVSGPSETASSSGKDKAKKPNRLNIVGLDKTKQFLLHIVSGTDVEKDVRVHKRKIQAVGQMEIRSDLMDAHLYAFKRTILQDVLEQKEAYRSIRLEVLPYLVRSQLRSAPSGGHGTTVGETGNSAVLSSGNLQCLSQHHVITPSAFKQDALSRSHGGHRCCAYIATKSKYCHRLNSIQSYCDINRDVIGEASHLSGYSFSAQNNIIHPSSVLGSKTTIGPHCILAEGSQLGDKCSVKRSVIGRHCRISSNVKIVNSVVMNHVVIEDGCHIQGSVVCNNVQLQERSVLKDCQIGAGYIVTAGSEHKAESLARK comes from the exons ATGGACTTCCAGGTCGTCGTCCTCGCCGGCGGCACCTCCGAGACGCTCTCGCCCCTCGTCTCCAAG GATGTCCCCAAGGCGCTTCTCCCGGTCGCGAACCGCCCCTTGCTCTCCTACGCTCTGGACCTTCTCGAGGCCAGCGACCTCAAGGACCTCATCGTG GtggtggaggggcaggaggcggcgcggctcgtCGGCGCCTGGGTCTCCAGCGCATACCTGGATCGACTTTGTGTGGAG GTACTTGCTGTTTCTGAAGACCTTGGAAGTGCTGGTGCATTACGAGCTATTTCGAAGCGACTGACAGCAAATGATATTTTG GTAATTAGCGGTGACCTGGTAACAGATGTGTTGCCTGGGGCTGTTGCTGCTACTCATAGAAGAAATGGTGCAGCTGTTACTGCTTTACTATGTTCTGTTCCTGTTAGTGGTCCTTCAGAAACTGCTTCTTCTAGTGGGAAAGATAAAGCCAAAAAGCCAAATCGTTTGAACATAGTTGGGCTGGACAAGACTAAACAGTTCTTGTTGCATATCGTATCAG GAACTGATGTTGAAAAAGATGTTCGAGTTCATAAGAGAAAAATCCAGGCTGTAGGTCAG ATGGAAATTCGAAGTGACCTGATGGATGCACATCTTTATGCTTTTAAGAG AACAATATTACAGGATGTACTGGAACAGAAGGAAGCGTACCGTAGCATTAGACTTGAAGTCCTCCCGTATTTAGTGAGAAGTCAATTG AGATCGGCTCCATCAGGTGGCCATGGAACAACAGTTGGTGAAACTGGCAATAGTGCTGTTTTGTCCAGTGGTAATTTGCAGTGTTTATCGCAGCATCATGTCATCACACCATCTGCTTTCAAGCAAGATGCACTGTCAAGGTCACATGGTGGACATAGGTGCTGTGCTTATATTGCTACTAAAAGCAAATACTGCCACCGCTTGAACTCAATTCAGTCTTACTGTGATATCAATCGAGAT GTTATAGGGGAAGCCAGCCATCTGTCTGGTTATTCTTTCTCTGCACAAAACAATATCATCCACCCATCCTCTGTTCTTGGATCAAAGACTACA ATAGGGCCACATTGTATTCTTGCTGAGGGTTCGCAGCTAGGTGACAAGTGTAGTGTTAAGCGATCTGTGATTGGTCGTCATTGCCGAATCAGTTCCAATGTAAAG ATTGTCAACTCTGTTGTGATGAACCACGTTGTTATTGAAGATGGCTGCCACATCCAAGGTTCTGTTGTATGTAATAATGTTCAACTGCAAGAACGGTCTGTTCTGAAGGATTGCCAG ATTGGAGCTGGTTATATTGTGACTGCTGGCAGCGAGCACAAAGCAGAATCCCTAGCAAGAAAGTAG